One window from the genome of Gemmatimonadaceae bacterium encodes:
- a CDS encoding xanthine dehydrogenase family protein molybdopterin-binding subunit: protein MTRRFVTTKVEVEGREETKIVELPSREPAPWGDDAELHVVGKSVPRMDALEKITGDARYTADMQLPRMLYAALLRAPVARGRVVSIDLSPALALDGVRGAVTSDDVPDIKLDGISLFDHTIHYAHQPIAAICADSLEIAERALRAIEVDVKLDPHVANAHDALSTDAPRIRSTGNMPRRSPRVASRGDVAAGLEAADVTITREYRTPVALHTALEPHGAVADWSGGFLTVWESTQGIFMTRADVASAFELPLSKVRVIKNYMGGGFGSKNGASHATYAACALARKLGQPVRCIFDREGEQSDAGNRPSTVQQVTLGATRDGRLTAIKLASTTVLGIGGWLSGPGKIYHEMYRCENVHTDETFVYINASPMNSFRAPGHTEGAFGLESAMDVLARELDLDPLELRRRNYADADQDKGRAYSNKRLDLCYVQGAQRFGWGRARMRKHDTVSRFRRGVGMASITWGAGGGPPAYATVRLNRDGSIEVLTGAQDLGTGARTVMAQIAAEVLGAKVDDVRTVLGDTERLPFASNSWGSITTASVGPAVRVAAEEARDALFDAAAGMMNTTRDDLESHDSEIHAKSNDQCMLFRDVCETLGDVMIMGQGSRGPNPDKTAIAAFGAQFAEVEVDTETGHVRVLRIVSAHDSGRIINPTLAESQLEGGIIQGLGYALFEERIFDEHIGMPMNPNMHDYKIPTMADVPKIDAFFVGAADTVANHVGAKGLAEPPIIGTAPAIANAVADAIGVEVGEIPLTPWRVLRALLSPQ, encoded by the coding sequence ATGACTAGACGCTTCGTGACGACGAAGGTCGAAGTCGAGGGACGCGAAGAAACGAAGATCGTCGAACTGCCCTCGCGCGAACCCGCGCCGTGGGGCGACGACGCCGAGCTGCACGTCGTCGGGAAGAGCGTTCCGCGCATGGACGCGCTCGAGAAAATCACCGGCGATGCGCGGTACACCGCCGACATGCAGCTGCCGCGCATGTTGTACGCGGCGCTGCTTCGTGCGCCGGTCGCGCGCGGCCGCGTCGTGTCGATCGATCTCTCGCCGGCGTTGGCGCTCGACGGCGTGCGCGGCGCGGTCACGAGCGACGATGTGCCCGACATCAAGCTGGACGGCATCTCGCTGTTCGACCATACCATCCACTACGCGCATCAGCCGATCGCGGCGATCTGCGCCGACTCACTCGAGATCGCCGAACGTGCGCTGCGCGCGATCGAAGTGGATGTGAAGCTCGACCCGCACGTCGCGAACGCGCACGACGCGCTGTCCACCGACGCGCCGCGCATTCGATCGACCGGCAACATGCCGCGGCGTTCACCGCGCGTCGCATCGCGAGGCGACGTTGCCGCGGGGCTGGAAGCGGCCGACGTCACCATCACGCGCGAGTATCGCACGCCGGTCGCGCTGCACACGGCGCTCGAGCCGCATGGAGCGGTTGCGGACTGGTCGGGCGGCTTTCTCACCGTCTGGGAGTCGACGCAGGGCATCTTCATGACGCGCGCCGACGTTGCGTCGGCCTTCGAGCTTCCGCTCTCGAAGGTGCGGGTGATCAAGAATTACATGGGCGGCGGCTTCGGCTCGAAGAACGGCGCCTCGCACGCGACGTACGCCGCATGCGCGCTCGCGCGCAAGCTCGGCCAGCCCGTGCGGTGCATCTTCGATCGTGAGGGTGAGCAATCGGATGCAGGCAATCGCCCGTCGACCGTGCAACAGGTAACGCTCGGCGCCACACGCGACGGACGACTCACCGCGATCAAGCTCGCGTCGACGACGGTGCTCGGCATCGGCGGGTGGTTGTCGGGTCCGGGAAAGATCTATCACGAGATGTATCGCTGCGAGAACGTCCACACGGACGAGACGTTCGTGTACATCAACGCCTCGCCGATGAACTCGTTTCGCGCGCCGGGGCATACCGAGGGCGCGTTCGGTCTCGAGTCCGCGATGGACGTGCTCGCGCGCGAGCTCGATCTCGATCCGCTCGAGCTGCGCCGCCGCAACTACGCGGACGCCGATCAGGACAAGGGCAGAGCGTACTCGAACAAGCGACTCGATCTGTGCTACGTGCAGGGCGCGCAGCGGTTCGGCTGGGGGCGCGCACGCATGCGGAAGCACGACACGGTATCGCGTTTTCGCCGCGGTGTGGGCATGGCGTCGATCACGTGGGGCGCGGGCGGCGGACCGCCGGCGTATGCCACGGTGCGGCTCAATCGCGACGGCTCGATCGAAGTGCTGACCGGCGCACAGGATCTCGGCACCGGCGCGCGCACGGTCATGGCGCAGATCGCCGCCGAAGTGCTCGGCGCGAAGGTGGACGACGTGCGCACCGTGCTCGGCGACACGGAGCGGTTGCCGTTCGCGTCGAACTCCTGGGGCTCGATCACGACCGCGTCCGTCGGGCCGGCCGTGCGCGTTGCCGCTGAAGAAGCACGCGACGCATTGTTCGACGCCGCGGCCGGCATGATGAACACGACGCGCGACGACCTCGAGTCGCACGACAGCGAGATTCACGCGAAGTCGAACGATCAGTGCATGTTGTTCCGCGACGTCTGCGAGACGCTTGGCGACGTGATGATCATGGGCCAGGGCAGTCGCGGGCCGAATCCGGACAAGACGGCGATCGCGGCGTTCGGCGCGCAGTTCGCCGAGGTCGAAGTCGACACGGAGACGGGACACGTGCGCGTGCTGCGCATCGTATCGGCGCACGACTCCGGGCGGATCATCAATCCGACCCTGGCCGAAAGCCAGCTCGAGGGCGGCATCATTCAAGGTCTTGGATACGCATTATTTGAAGAGCGTATCTTCGACGAGCACATCGGCATGCCGATGAACCCGAACATGCACGACTACAAGATTCCCACCATGGCCGACGTGCCGAAGATCGACGCGTTCTTCGTCGGCGCGGCGGACACGGTGGCGAATCACGTCGGCGCGAAGGGGCTGGCCGAGCCGCCGATCATCGGCACCGCGCCGGCAATCGCCAATGCGGTCGCGGACGCGATCGGAGTCGAGGTGGGCGAGATACCGCTGACACCGTGGCGGGTGTTACGGGCGCTGCTCTCTCCGCAATGA
- a CDS encoding YhbY family RNA-binding protein, producing the protein MPLSSKERAALRGEAHHLTAAVHIGQHGLTESLKQSLDDALRTHELVKIQFGKNAEIDVRDAANELAQAMGADVVQVIGKTATLYRENPELERKKGVPPWRSK; encoded by the coding sequence ATGCCACTGTCATCGAAGGAGCGCGCCGCGCTACGCGGAGAAGCGCATCATCTCACGGCAGCCGTGCACATCGGCCAGCACGGACTCACCGAGTCGCTGAAGCAGTCGCTCGACGACGCGTTGCGCACGCACGAGCTGGTGAAGATTCAGTTCGGCAAGAATGCCGAAATCGATGTGCGGGACGCCGCGAACGAGCTGGCGCAGGCCATGGGCGCGGACGTCGTACAGGTCATCGGCAAGACGGCCACGCTGTACCGCGAGAATCCGGAGCTGGAACGGAAGAAGGGCGTTCCCCCGTGGCGGAGCAAGTAG
- a CDS encoding type II toxin-antitoxin system HipA family toxin, which yields MSATPASQQRLALVVLLDGRLVGHVVQAATARLRFSYDDAWRSDDESYPLSLSMPLTAAEHDHAATSAYLWGLLPDNERVLDRYARTFGVSARNPVALLAHIGADCAGAVQLTPPERLSEIVNPTTRERVEWIEEDEIARALRAAKETGLPGRDTRTIGRFSLAGAQPKIALFRRGDKWGRPLGRTPTTHILKPPSGNYSGFAENEHLSLELASELDLGAARSEVKRFDDQIAIVVQRFDRQPTKHGYRRIHQEDVCQALSVQPWNKYESDGGPGVAEIVALIQESSLDPQSDVDRFIDILALNWVLAAPDAHAKNYALLHVPGGGVRLAPFYDLASYLPYSDDRLHDVKLAMRVGREYSARRIARRDWMRLAENSRLRPDYVIGRIESLLPKIPDAVLEVAHRAAKDGLDRQHVDPLAGRIIERSQECLERLTTGRNGV from the coding sequence ATGAGCGCCACGCCGGCAAGCCAACAACGGCTGGCCTTGGTCGTTCTGTTGGACGGCCGACTGGTCGGCCACGTCGTGCAAGCCGCGACCGCGCGCTTGCGTTTCAGTTACGACGACGCATGGCGATCGGACGACGAGAGTTATCCGCTCTCCCTGTCCATGCCGCTCACCGCCGCGGAGCATGACCACGCAGCGACGAGCGCGTACTTGTGGGGGCTGTTGCCCGACAACGAGCGTGTCCTGGATCGTTATGCACGAACGTTCGGCGTATCGGCACGCAACCCCGTCGCGCTGCTCGCGCACATCGGCGCCGACTGTGCCGGTGCTGTGCAACTCACTCCTCCCGAACGGCTATCAGAAATCGTAAATCCAACTACGCGCGAGCGAGTGGAATGGATCGAGGAAGACGAGATCGCGCGAGCGTTGCGGGCGGCGAAGGAAACTGGTCTGCCGGGACGCGACACGCGAACGATCGGCCGCTTCAGCCTGGCCGGCGCCCAGCCCAAGATCGCGTTGTTCCGACGCGGCGATAAATGGGGACGCCCCCTCGGCCGCACGCCGACGACGCACATCCTCAAGCCTCCGTCGGGCAATTACTCCGGATTTGCCGAGAACGAACATCTCAGTTTGGAGCTCGCGTCTGAGTTGGACCTCGGAGCCGCTCGTTCCGAGGTGAAGCGATTCGACGATCAAATCGCGATTGTTGTGCAACGCTTCGATCGCCAGCCAACCAAGCACGGGTATCGCCGGATACATCAAGAAGATGTTTGCCAGGCGCTTTCAGTCCAGCCATGGAATAAATACGAAAGCGACGGCGGCCCAGGCGTCGCTGAGATCGTCGCGCTCATTCAAGAGTCATCCCTCGATCCGCAATCCGACGTGGATCGGTTCATCGACATCCTGGCCCTCAATTGGGTGCTCGCTGCGCCAGACGCCCACGCAAAGAATTATGCGTTGCTTCACGTTCCTGGCGGCGGCGTTCGATTGGCGCCGTTCTACGACCTCGCGAGCTATCTCCCCTACTCGGATGACCGGCTGCATGACGTCAAGTTGGCCATGCGGGTGGGCCGGGAGTACTCAGCGCGTCGAATTGCTCGTCGCGATTGGATGAGGTTAGCCGAGAACAGCCGTCTCCGACCGGATTACGTGATCGGTCGGATCGAGTCCCTGCTTCCCAAGATTCCCGATGCGGTATTGGAAGTCGCGCATCGCGCCGCGAAGGACGGGCTCGATCGACAACATGTCGATCCGCTAGCCGGCCGCATCATCGAACGAAGCCAGGAATGCCTCGAACGGCTTACTACAGGAAGGAACGGCGTCTAA
- a CDS encoding M23 family metallopeptidase produces MQPSARRIVKGVMRITTCLALMLAFAATACSRPVLYYPPEIAPVAKPEPQPVLAGKPTAVAPEAASLTDVEYLTARHLVVPVAGADMSKVDDTFLDGRDDGGRTHHAIDILAPRGTPILSADDGKILRMSTNTLGGITMYTVDPLNRLVYYYAHMDHYNDAMTPGRTIARGDTLGYVGTTGNAPKDTPHLHFQIMRWPADGKYWNGEPIDPFEFLGGVHREHAHHTGAQPLDW; encoded by the coding sequence GTGCAACCATCTGCGCGGCGGATCGTCAAAGGGGTGATGCGCATCACGACCTGCCTCGCGCTGATGCTGGCCTTTGCCGCCACGGCCTGCTCGCGCCCCGTTCTCTATTATCCGCCCGAGATCGCGCCGGTCGCGAAGCCCGAGCCACAGCCTGTGCTCGCCGGCAAGCCGACCGCGGTCGCGCCGGAAGCGGCCTCGCTCACCGACGTCGAGTATCTCACCGCGCGACACCTCGTGGTTCCGGTCGCCGGCGCCGACATGTCGAAAGTCGATGACACGTTCCTCGATGGTCGCGATGACGGTGGACGCACGCACCACGCGATCGACATCCTCGCGCCGCGCGGCACGCCCATCCTCTCGGCCGACGATGGCAAGATTCTTCGCATGTCGACGAACACGCTGGGCGGCATCACGATGTACACCGTCGATCCGCTGAACCGCCTCGTGTACTACTACGCGCACATGGATCACTACAACGATGCCATGACGCCCGGCCGCACGATCGCGCGCGGCGACACGCTCGGCTACGTCGGCACCACGGGCAACGCGCCGAAGGACACGCCGCATCTGCACTTTCAGATCATGCGTTGGCCGGCCGATGGGAAGTATTGGAACGGCGAGCCCATCGATCCGTTCGAGTTCCTGGGCGGCGTGCATCGCGAGCACGCGCACCACACCGGGGCGCAGCCGCTCGACTGGTAG
- a CDS encoding DUF4142 domain-containing protein: MSWKRALPIASVLAVGAVAFTLRTAIAAPVPVPVVSSVPGAALDDPTIVAIFDAANTADIETGELGAKMGSTKAIRDFGAMLARDHKTVRQQGRDLAKKLGVTPTPPKDDDSVRQHAAVMKKLRSLEGAEFDKAFLENEVGYHDAVIAAVQKTLLPAIQNAELKNLVTTVAPAFVAHRDAAKNMLDKMAMGM, from the coding sequence ATGTCGTGGAAACGCGCTCTTCCGATCGCATCGGTGTTGGCTGTCGGCGCCGTTGCGTTCACGCTTCGCACCGCCATCGCCGCCCCCGTACCCGTACCCGTCGTTTCATCCGTGCCGGGAGCCGCGCTCGATGATCCGACTATCGTGGCGATCTTCGACGCGGCAAACACCGCCGACATCGAGACAGGCGAGCTTGGCGCGAAGATGGGTTCGACCAAGGCCATCCGTGATTTCGGCGCGATGCTCGCGCGCGATCACAAGACGGTGCGGCAGCAGGGCCGCGACCTGGCCAAGAAACTCGGCGTAACCCCGACGCCGCCGAAGGATGACGACAGCGTCCGCCAGCACGCGGCGGTAATGAAGAAGCTGCGCAGCCTCGAGGGCGCCGAGTTCGACAAGGCGTTCCTCGAAAACGAGGTCGGGTATCACGACGCGGTGATCGCGGCGGTGCAAAAGACGCTGCTGCCGGCGATTCAGAATGCCGAGCTGAAGAACCTGGTGACGACGGTCGCGCCCGCGTTTGTCGCGCATCGCGACGCGGCGAAGAACATGCTCGACAAGATGGCGATGGGGATGTAG
- a CDS encoding protein kinase, which produces MTVLRDELQRTLGTAYTLERELGGGGMSTVFVARDNTLGRAVVVKVLPYELAATVSVDRFKREIMLSAGLQHPHIVPVLSAGETDGLPFFIMPFVEGESLRARLARGPLSVREAVSILKDVARALQYAHGRGIIHRDIKPDNILLSAGSATVTDFGVAKALSASREAKPAPGTRTGTITLVGTSIGTPAYMAPEQAAGDPSTDHRADLYALGIVGYEMLVGTPPFHGRSPQQLLAAQLTEPPPQIGSRRYDVPEALASLIMRLLEKEPGKRPRTAAEIVRSLEDPAVVSGTFVSAPAPTSVKPKRVIWALAGAGILASVAAGGAWFNNRRTSGTESAPVPAAAAATTKSIAVIPLVNISRDTSDAYFSAGMTAELTNALSRIPGLRVASGTEVAPSDQASNPVELGKALKVNMVLVGTVQRNANRLRVTARLVNTADGFTIWSDMFDRDAKDVFKVQDDVTSAIVSAISPELSTAAAAPVATAVETGNHGTNDLAAYDLYLRGRYFFDKRGEASLRRALDYFEQATKKDPSFARAYAGIGNVYALLPLYANVRVDSVMPLALAAIDRAVTLDSTLSEGFASRATLYQASWKWADAERDYQRALRLDPRYAAAHQWYGEMLLLGGRPTESVAQLKRASDLDPLSPIISGSYALALVVSGANDAAVAAGRRAVELDSGLVVTHFMLGAVYLQANRAAEAVKELEAASRLDTASVQTLGLLGFAYSKTGKTAQAASIVRELEQGIGHMSGAAAAAARVYLGLGDNSRALDLLERAAAGHDSFFSSESMAEHFFDPIRSDPRFAAVVRKVGLDPAKLVNR; this is translated from the coding sequence GTGACGGTTCTTCGAGACGAGCTTCAGCGCACACTAGGTACTGCCTACACCCTCGAGCGGGAGCTCGGCGGCGGCGGCATGTCGACCGTGTTCGTGGCGCGCGACAACACGCTCGGCCGCGCCGTCGTCGTGAAGGTCCTGCCGTACGAGCTCGCGGCAACGGTCTCGGTCGATCGCTTCAAGCGCGAGATCATGCTGTCGGCGGGACTGCAGCATCCGCACATCGTCCCGGTGTTGAGCGCCGGCGAAACCGACGGGCTGCCGTTCTTCATCATGCCGTTCGTCGAAGGCGAGTCGCTGCGTGCACGTCTCGCGCGCGGACCGCTGTCAGTGCGCGAAGCCGTGAGCATCCTCAAAGACGTCGCGCGCGCGCTCCAGTACGCGCACGGCCGCGGCATCATCCATCGCGACATCAAGCCCGACAACATTCTGCTCTCGGCGGGTTCGGCGACGGTGACGGACTTCGGCGTCGCCAAGGCGTTGTCCGCGTCGCGCGAAGCGAAGCCCGCGCCCGGAACGCGCACCGGAACGATCACGCTCGTCGGCACGTCGATCGGCACGCCGGCCTACATGGCGCCCGAGCAGGCGGCGGGCGATCCGTCCACCGACCACCGCGCGGATCTCTACGCGCTCGGCATCGTCGGGTACGAGATGCTCGTCGGCACGCCGCCGTTTCACGGACGCTCGCCACAGCAGCTGCTCGCCGCGCAACTCACCGAACCGCCGCCGCAGATTGGCTCGCGGCGCTACGACGTGCCCGAAGCGCTCGCGTCGCTCATCATGCGCCTGCTCGAGAAGGAACCGGGCAAGCGACCGCGCACGGCCGCCGAGATCGTGCGCTCGCTGGAGGATCCCGCGGTCGTCAGCGGGACCTTTGTTTCCGCGCCGGCGCCGACTTCCGTAAAACCGAAGCGCGTGATCTGGGCGCTCGCCGGCGCCGGTATTCTCGCGTCGGTTGCCGCGGGCGGAGCGTGGTTCAATAATCGGCGCACGTCCGGCACGGAGAGCGCGCCAGTTCCCGCCGCGGCCGCCGCGACGACCAAGTCCATCGCGGTCATTCCGCTCGTCAACATCAGCCGCGATACGAGCGACGCGTACTTTTCCGCGGGCATGACCGCCGAGCTCACGAATGCACTCAGTCGCATTCCGGGCCTGCGTGTCGCGTCGGGGACTGAAGTCGCGCCGAGCGATCAGGCGTCGAACCCGGTGGAGCTTGGAAAGGCGCTGAAAGTGAACATGGTGCTCGTGGGCACGGTGCAGCGCAACGCGAATCGTCTGCGCGTGACCGCACGCCTGGTGAACACGGCGGACGGGTTCACGATCTGGTCCGACATGTTCGATCGCGACGCGAAGGATGTGTTCAAGGTGCAGGACGACGTGACCTCGGCGATCGTGTCGGCGATCTCACCCGAGCTGTCGACCGCCGCGGCGGCGCCGGTGGCGACGGCCGTCGAGACGGGCAATCACGGCACGAACGATCTCGCGGCGTACGATCTCTATCTCCGCGGCCGCTACTTCTTCGACAAGCGCGGCGAGGCGTCGCTGCGTCGCGCGCTCGACTACTTCGAGCAGGCGACGAAGAAGGATCCGTCGTTCGCGCGGGCCTACGCGGGCATCGGCAACGTGTACGCGCTGCTGCCGCTCTACGCCAACGTGCGCGTCGACTCCGTGATGCCGCTTGCGCTCGCCGCGATCGATCGCGCGGTGACGCTGGACAGCACGCTGTCCGAGGGCTTCGCGTCGCGCGCAACGTTGTATCAGGCGAGCTGGAAGTGGGCGGATGCCGAGCGCGACTACCAGCGCGCGCTGCGCCTCGATCCGCGGTATGCGGCGGCGCATCAGTGGTATGGCGAGATGCTGTTGCTCGGCGGCCGGCCGACGGAATCGGTCGCGCAGCTCAAGCGCGCCTCCGATCTCGATCCGCTGTCGCCGATCATCTCGGGGTCGTACGCGTTGGCGCTCGTGGTGTCCGGCGCGAATGACGCCGCCGTCGCCGCCGGCCGCCGCGCGGTCGAGCTCGACTCGGGGCTGGTGGTAACGCACTTCATGCTCGGCGCCGTGTACTTGCAGGCGAATCGCGCGGCCGAAGCGGTCAAGGAGCTCGAGGCGGCCAGCCGACTCGACACCGCATCGGTGCAAACGCTCGGTCTACTAGGATTTGCGTATTCCAAGACTGGAAAGACGGCGCAGGCGGCCTCGATCGTGCGCGAGCTCGAGCAGGGCATCGGCCACATGAGTGGTGCGGCGGCGGCCGCGGCGCGCGTCTATCTGGGCCTCGGCGACAACAGCCGCGCGCTCGATTTGCTCGAGCGCGCGGCCGCCGGCCACGATTCGTTCTTCTCCAGCGAGTCGATGGCCGAACACTTCTTCGATCCGATCCGCTCCGACCCGCGCTTCGCGGCCGTCGTTCGGAAGGTGGGCCTCGACCCGGCGAAGCTCGTCAATCGGTAG
- a CDS encoding xanthine dehydrogenase family protein subunit M produces the protein MTHPFLYYRATSTDDAAQRLEDAGAVPLGGGTDLLVTVAEQLVQPDLLVDLRTVPHGDVIEEIEGGGLRIGAAARVEEIARNALVRERFPLLSQACEVVGTPALRHMGTLGGNLCQRPRCWYYRQNIPCLKNGGSSCPAAHGENQYLAILDGGPCYIVHPSDPAVALTALDARVELAAVGGRRTVPIAEFYVLPSERMDHETILTPGEFVSAITIPPESRGGVQQYHKAMQRAAWDFALVSIAACKRVNGDVRIVLGGVAPRPWRVSSSVEEDVSSGGLDDDTISTLAERALYDAKPLSKNAYKVELAASLLRQAMGELA, from the coding sequence GTGACCCATCCGTTCCTCTACTATCGAGCGACGTCCACCGACGACGCCGCGCAGCGGCTCGAAGACGCGGGCGCCGTTCCGCTCGGCGGAGGGACCGATCTGCTCGTCACGGTCGCGGAGCAGCTGGTGCAGCCGGATCTGCTCGTCGATCTGCGCACCGTCCCGCATGGCGACGTCATCGAGGAGATCGAAGGCGGCGGTTTGCGCATTGGCGCGGCGGCGCGCGTGGAGGAGATCGCGCGAAACGCGCTCGTGCGAGAACGATTTCCTCTGCTCTCCCAGGCGTGCGAAGTCGTGGGAACACCAGCGCTGCGCCACATGGGAACGCTCGGCGGCAATCTTTGCCAGCGTCCGCGCTGCTGGTACTATCGTCAGAACATTCCGTGTCTCAAGAACGGCGGATCGAGCTGTCCGGCCGCGCATGGCGAGAATCAGTATCTCGCGATTCTCGACGGCGGGCCGTGCTACATCGTGCATCCATCCGATCCGGCGGTGGCGCTGACGGCGCTCGACGCGCGCGTCGAGCTCGCGGCGGTCGGCGGTCGCCGCACGGTGCCGATCGCCGAGTTCTACGTGCTGCCAAGCGAGCGGATGGATCACGAGACGATTCTCACGCCGGGCGAGTTCGTGTCCGCGATTACGATACCGCCCGAGTCGCGCGGAGGCGTGCAGCAGTATCACAAGGCGATGCAGCGCGCGGCGTGGGATTTTGCGCTCGTGAGCATCGCCGCGTGCAAGCGCGTGAACGGCGACGTACGCATCGTGCTCGGCGGCGTGGCGCCGCGTCCGTGGCGCGTCAGCTCGTCGGTCGAAGAAGATGTGTCGTCGGGTGGGCTCGACGACGACACGATCTCGACCCTGGCCGAGCGTGCGTTGTACGACGCGAAACCGTTGTCAAAGAATGCATATAAGGTGGAGTTGGCCGCGTCGCTGCTGCGCCAGGCGATGGGAGAGCTCGCGTAA
- a CDS encoding FHA domain-containing protein — MWLATSSATRELRDGEIVVGGGADADWRVPSADLMPRHFTIIVHGLNASLKPTSQDNVVVVNGRQLGVASHLLNDGDEILAGNERFVFGENAPPTVVTAAGAGAASRVFLIDEATNTAHELVNRSTTIGRDPSNAILLRDATASRFHAEVRREAGGFVLHSMGSSGTAINGAAATAPVLLNVGDVVEVAFTKLRFSGDVGDAEQPGAADDREELWSRRNPTLATSKISVVTPDAATKWKPWLWVAIAVVLAGVVYAAFAVR, encoded by the coding sequence GTGTGGCTCGCCACCAGCTCGGCAACGCGCGAGCTGCGCGACGGCGAAATCGTCGTGGGTGGCGGAGCCGATGCGGATTGGCGCGTGCCGTCGGCCGATCTCATGCCGCGGCACTTCACGATCATCGTGCATGGGCTCAACGCATCGCTCAAGCCGACGTCGCAGGACAATGTCGTCGTCGTGAACGGTCGGCAGCTCGGCGTCGCGTCGCACCTTCTGAACGACGGCGACGAGATTCTGGCCGGCAACGAGCGTTTCGTGTTCGGCGAGAATGCGCCGCCGACGGTCGTGACGGCGGCGGGGGCGGGGGCGGCAAGTCGCGTGTTTCTGATCGACGAGGCGACGAACACCGCGCACGAGCTCGTGAATCGGTCGACGACGATTGGCCGCGATCCGTCGAACGCGATTCTGCTGCGCGATGCGACCGCCTCACGCTTTCATGCCGAAGTGCGGCGCGAGGCTGGCGGGTTCGTGCTGCACTCGATGGGGTCGTCGGGCACGGCGATCAATGGTGCGGCGGCGACCGCGCCGGTGTTGTTGAACGTCGGCGACGTCGTGGAGGTCGCGTTCACGAAGCTGCGATTCTCGGGCGACGTCGGGGACGCGGAGCAGCCGGGAGCCGCGGACGATCGCGAGGAGCTGTGGTCGCGGCGCAATCCGACGTTGGCGACGTCGAAGATTTCGGTGGTGACGCCGGATGCGGCCACGAAATGGAAGCCGTGGCTCTGGGTGGCGATCGCGGTCGTGCTGGCCGGCGTCGTGTACGCCGCGTTCGCGGTGCGCTGA